A stretch of Brassica napus cultivar Da-Ae chromosome C6, Da-Ae, whole genome shotgun sequence DNA encodes these proteins:
- the LOC125588317 gene encoding uncharacterized protein LOC125588317, which produces MEEVIAVCGQWLLEKERWMFHVDKRRGSKVIPVTDTTTFEDMINMVYEDYGLDKRRICIELSYMLSRKSLLKLTLDTPPVRIGNFRQLQGFFRHLKSDHVRLCVEVTCRVNRKTMEKSTHGGVVNQSDPSPAEDSDTDGERFDYCDDSDGATSDDEDFIAYGVPPGVDINTRKWHTPKVGLATTLKKTKAVTTHVRQQLSSLNIVVGQSLESKFALKTRLQMLTVVQQFDYDVDYSTPDLLVVKCWVRGCSWKLRASPTSDSPHFTVRGYVSEHTCSVTERSARCRQATPEILGALYTEFIGGVEPSILPSHVMQSLNMCFGIKIDYWKAHRTLQYARELVRGSAESGYHDLPAYLHMIREANPGTFTRLEVDSSDRFKYLFLAFGASINGFPFMRKVVVVDGTFLQGKYKGTLLIASSQDGNFQIFPIAFAIVDTENDESWKWFFRQLNCVIPDDEKLAIISDRHKSIGNAITHVYPKASRGVCTYHLYKNVLGKFRGRELLGLVKKAANSFRLSDFETIFEEIKSMHPALHGYLHKADVRKWARAHFPRDRYNLTTTNIAESINRVLSDARSLPVVRLLEAIRQMMTRWFSTRKNDAYLMKTTLTRGVEKLLEVNMSF; this is translated from the coding sequence ATGGAGGAAGTTATAGCAGTTTGTGGCCAGTGGTTACTGGAGAAGGAAAGGTGGATGTTTCACGTTGATAAGAGAAGAGGAAGCAAAGTTATTCCTGTAACTGACACTACAACCTTCGAAGATATGATAAACATGGTTTATGAGGACTACGGGTTAGATAAGAGACGTATTTGTATCGAGTTGAGTTACATGCTCAGTAGGAAGAGTTTGTTGAAGCTAACTCTTGACACACCACCAGTGAGAATTGGGAATTTCCGTCAATTACAAGGTTTCTTTCGTCACCTGAAGTCTGACCACGTTCGGCTATGCGTGGAGGTCACTTGCAGAGTCAATAGGAAGACGATGGAAAAGAGCACTCATGGAGGTGTCGTGAATCAATCTGATCCTAGTCCTGCTGAAGACTCAGACACCGATGGAGAGCGGTTTGACTATTGTGATGATTCAGATGGTGCGACATCAGATGATGAGGACTTTATAGCCTACGGAGTACCTCCAGGAGTAGATATAAATACGAGGAAATGGCACACGCCAAAGGTGGGGCTAGCAACTACATTGAAAAAAACAAAGGCTGTAACTACGCATGTCAGACAACAATTGAGTTCACTAAATATAGTTGTTGGCCAAAGTTTAGAGTCCAAGTTTGCATTGAAAACAAGACTTCAGATGCTGACGGTAGTGCAACAATTTGATTACGATGTCGACTACTCAACACCTGATCTGTTAGTAGTAAAGTGTTGGGTTAGAGGTTGTAGTTGGAAATTAAGAGCATCACCAACAAGTGATAGTCCTCACTTTACTGTACGCGGCTATGTTTCAGAACATACTTGTTCAGTTACAGAAAGATCAGCTCGTTGCAGACAAGCAACACCAGAGATTCTTGGAGCTTTATACACTGAATTCATTGGTGGAGTGGAGCCAAGCATTTTGCCCAGTCATGTGATGCAGTCGCTTAACATGTGCTTTGGAATAAAGATTGACTACTGGAAAGCTCATCGGACGCTGCAATATGCAAGAGAATTGGTTAGGGGATCTGCTGAGAGTGGATATCATGATTTACCTGCTTATCTACACATGATTAGGGAGGCAAATCCTGGGACATTCACTCGCCTAGAGGTAGATTCTAGTGACAGATTCAAGTATCTTTTCCTCGCATTTGGTGCTAGCATCAATGGGTTTCCATTCATGAGGAAGGTTGTTGTTGTCGATGGCACATTCTTGCAAGGAAAGTACAAAGGGACTCTACTAATTGCGTCATCACaggatggcaattttcagatttttccaaTTGCATTTGCGATAGTCGATACGGAGAACGATGAATCATGGAAGTGGTTTTTCAGACAACTCAACTGTGTGATTCCAGATGACGAAAAACTTGCTATTATTTCAGATAGGCACAAATCAATTGGAAATGCAATTACCCATGTATATCCAAAGGCCAGCCGTGGAGTTTGCACTTATCACTTATACAAGAATGTGTTGGGAAAGTTTAGAGGTCGAGAGTTGCTTGGCTTGGTTAAAAAGGCAGCAAATTCATTCAGACTTTCAGATTTTGAGACCATATTTGAGGAGATCAAATCTATGCATCCGGCATTGCATGGCTACTTGCACAAAGCAGATGTAAGGAAGTGGGCACGTGCTCATTTTCCTCGTGATAGGTATAATTTGACTACAACTAACATAGCCGAATCTATAAATAGAGTGCTTTCAGATGCAAGGAGTTTGCCCGTTGTAAGACTTTTAGAAGCAATAAGGCAAATGATGACGCGCTGGTTTTCGACTCGGAAGAATGATGCATATTTGATGAAAACAACTTTAACTCGTGGAGTAGAGAAGCTTTTAGAGGTAAACATGAGTTTCTAA